The segment AAGCCTGCAGACTGCACAGCGAACCGAGAATCATGGTGGTTTCAGGGATGGATGAAAATCCGGGATTGGTCAGAACTAGTTGCAGGCCCTAAATGGAAAACATTCCTGCGGAGGTTCAATAAGAAGCCAGGCGGTGGCAATCCTCAACATGGAAAATTCCAATATGATCCTTCGAGCTATGCCCTTAACTTCGACGAGGGTGCAAAACTTTATGAAGATGATGATCTTTTGGGAAGGGGTTTCTCATCCAGGTACTCCCTCCCGCCTTCTTGTAAGTCATCTATGGATTTCGACAAGGAGGGGTTGTTGTGAGATACGCTGTTCACCTTCTATCCTCGATCGATGTCTCATATTCAAATCTTGAAAAAGGCAGGTAGGTGAAGATTTAAAAGGAAGGGAAAGCGTTACTGTGCATCATTACATTCATGCATGATGTAATTATGGGCCTCTcccttgaaaaagaaagaaagaaagcaaccGCAGGGAGCATGGAGAGGGCAAATGActggttttgctttttttgtttaatgaacTAGTTTTGTagtaatctttttatatattctatatgtttctttttcaagctttttttttaatgtatttgtgAGTCTGGGATTAATGTAGATGATCAGTATTGagtaaaatatgaaaatctCGTCATGTTCCGCAAGAATCAATGTTAATGTATATTCTCACAGTTGATCAtcaatcttaaatatttttcttacaaacCAATCCATTGTTATATAGCAAACGATCATCAGACTGGTGTGTAAAATCAATCATTATGAGGTATATAAGGTTAATTTCTTGCAATGAAGTTGCATGCCTCTCAAATATACTTCTTCGATTTCCACATAACTATTAGATATTAGTTAGATACTAATCTATGTTGGAATCCATGTTAGAAAAGATTTGTGTTTAGAATCCTTGTTAAACTAGTAATTTAGAGCTCATGTTGATAAGTTGATTAGTAGGAGAGAAAAATGCAACCTTCTTTCTCCCTTTAACAGTAGCAAACACAGCTAGCAATGTTTTCCACAACATCCAAACACAACGACAACCTCTCGTAGCAGAAAAAAAACAGTCTCAACAGCAGCAATAGTAGAAAAATAGCAGTAACAGCCTTCCTTTCGctcaaacaacaacaataagcaGCTTCTCAGCCTCCTGCAACACAACAATAGTCCAGCAAACCTTCGGCAGTAGCTCGGAGTAGAAATCAAACGCAGCAGCCTGGATCCAGTAGCAACAATAAATAACTCAACACACCAGCAACAACAGCTGCTGAAGTTTTTAGgtgttttgagttaaaaaaataattaaaaataagtttttaaacaGAAAACACAGGAACCTTGTTTTATCGGTCATCACAGCTGCTAGAATTTAttgatgatatgtttttttttttttttaagaattgcagaggataaaaaaaaaattaaaggcccACCTATGTGGACTTGACTTTGCAAGCCAGCACGCAGGCCTTTTTTGATGGGcagaagattttttctttttttcatatttcttgatttacattttaaaatatttttatgttaaaaaacatattgaaaaactCCACGTgttcatatttctttttattattatgtattaatgtttttaatttgattcttattttgtaatttttgattttatttcttgactcttttatgaaagttttattattttttaatttcaccattcaatccaagtttataatgtattgttttttttttgtttttattcttttgattttttttttgttaatatttttattattttcaatttaactcttaaattaaaaaaattttatttcccattaatttgttttttatttcaattttaaccctcattcttttaaatattattttttattttggattttttatgtaatttattttctcgatttcatccttcaacatttcattttcttgaaattgagctttatgattttttcatgtatatgGCTTCCGGTTCAATGACTTagatcatgagtttgaaaagttaatagatattgacatttttttttatcttattttctttttcgatATCGTCATTCGAcactttttttaaacaaaatagttttgtggttttcttcaaaaaaaaatttcaatcgaATTATTTTGACTTCATGACTTAGGATGACTTAGGACGCGAGCTTATCAAGTTAATTTAGACTAACTCACCCTTCAATGTACATATTACATGTTTATTATGCTGACTCGAGTTAgcacacataatttttttttaattcttctttttatcatattttattctTCCATGTTTAATtgactaaaaattaaatatcatctttTTGCTATtggataaagattttttttccatgttaacatgattgcttttatatatatatatttgtttgctatcattgcctttttttttttctcccatataattcaaataaaactaacttatttaatttgttggaaTTATAACTCGAGTTATCAGATTTTTCTCAACACCTACTAGAAAATAGTGCAAATATGTGGCGTAGTGAAAGACCCAATCTATTCTTTTactaatttgattatttggattaatttaatgatttgtataagttttatttattgatagatGGTTTTTTATGATTCATCTAATAATATATCTCATTTAAAATGTAAGTGATATTGTTAATGtatttgtaaaaaaacattaaaaatgctAAACATATTCTATTAATGTCATATGATAGGTTATATATGGATGAATATTTCTCCAATATAAGGTGGAAGAAATTATTATCTTCTGAGAGGGCTAATGCTTTTttcgcccccccccccccctcagtggggaataaaaaatgctacACATATtctattaatagttttttttttgttagtattttctctcctttttttttgtttttgtggagTCTAAAATGGGTAATCACACTCTGTTTATCAATCCCAAGAATCTCTTTCGGTTTTATTGTAAGATACAGTTAAGCATATCGAGCTTTCTCTTTTAATTGACCGGTTAGGAATGTCTCTTTCTTGTTCAATTCAGGTGGGATTTTATGGATTTCTGATTATTAAGAAATCGTAGTTATTGTTTTTCGCATTCTGGGTCTGCTTAGAATTATCAGTGAAAGAATATCTTTCGTGGGTGGAAGTACACTTATATACATGACATATTCAAGACGTCCGCCATGTAATTCCATGTGACCAATCTCTGAACTCAACACGAGCTTTCTGGAGAGGCATTATGGGTTTTTCGTGGTCTTCTGCAAGGCCTCAACATAGCTCTCCTGTCGAATAAGCAGCTAAGGACATGGGAGCTTTGCCAACATGGGCCTCGTCAATGTTCTGTCTTGTCATGAGCCCGAGATCGAACTTTCCCTTCCATGGGAAGTTGTCGTCAAAGAGAGTGTTTGAGTCGTTGAATTTTAAGCTTATACCATTGCTGTTTGCCCTTGGACATGATGGCCCAAATCTGCTAGTCTTTACTTATTCCATGTGATTTGATCGAAACACTTCAGAGTGTTTTATACCCTGAAGAATTTGAAAACGAAAACCTTATTTGAATCtgacttttgttttgttagATTATATAAGGAGAAAATGGCCGTTGGTGAATCCAAAAATACTTAGTTTTGTTAGGGCCGGCCTCGTGCATTCAGGGAAGGAGTAAAAGGTTAATCCAGATGGTCTCTTCTTTTAACATGCAGCATGGGTTGAGCACATCATATGTTTTGATctctggaaaaaataaaaaaaggaaagaaagaggagaagaaatcAAAAGAGACAGACGCAGAATCTAAGTTAATCAAGCATTGGAAACAGGGAAAGACTTGGGGATTGAGATGAAGATATCTTTGCTTTAGGGAGAGTGGATCGCTGAATTAGCTTTATAATCACTTTTCAAAGCACACATCATGATATTTATATCATTGTTTCAACACCCCAACATTCCTAACGTTAAAACAAAGTCTAAATCTCAGCCTTACCTTTCATACAGTTTTTTAATGCTTTGGGAAAAGGAGATTCAGGTGGTTCTCTTGGAATTTCATCTGGGGAGGGAGGGAGACTTTTCTATACCCTGATTATTgaatgctttttttaaaaaaataaaaaaaataagactgaaatcaattcaattatCAACCAACATGAATTGACGTACGGTTTCATTTCCAGCAAATAATGGGTCCTGATTGGAAGATTTGCATGATGCCTTTTTGTTCTTAGAAAGAAAGGAAACTGGTCTGTATCCAGCAATGTGATTAAATATTCTTCGCAGAGCAGACCGCCTgtcatctctctttttttttcttaacaaggTTTGTTACTGCAAGACGGAGCAGTGATCATGTAATTATCTAGTAGGTTCTCTACGCTATGCTATGCTAGGTTAAGGGTGttgtttactcttttttttttttttccagtgaaaagaaatttaaactaTATATGTGGTGATTAATTTGACATGATATGATAAATTTGatggatttaaaaataacttgaataatcaataaaaatataattttattaaaaacaaatttaagatattttttaaaaaaaatattgagatgacatTATATTAGATCGGTGTAAGTTAACTTggattaacctatcaaatttaTAGCTggatcatgagaccatgataactctatataaagtaaatcaaaacaaattgtgAAGCTCAATTGTTAATCAACTCAAAGTtgaaggacaaaattaaaaaaaaatcaattaaaaaagaacacaaaaaacaaacccGAGTCACCTCGCgttaacctaccaaactcatgatctaggtcatgagat is part of the Populus nigra chromosome 8, ddPopNigr1.1, whole genome shotgun sequence genome and harbors:
- the LOC133701944 gene encoding uncharacterized protein LOC133701944, producing MSSQAPDVSPSSYGNNDDIHDLAFAKRGCCWIPFLTTDRPSYCSCIIGSDFWQRIKPADCTANRESWWFQGWMKIRDWSELVAGPKWKTFLRRFNKKPGGGNPQHGKFQYDPSSYALNFDEGAKLYEDDDLLGRGFSSRYSLPPSCKSSMDFDKEGLL